In Stenotrophomonas sp. 610A2, one DNA window encodes the following:
- a CDS encoding DsbA family oxidoreductase, producing the protein MRIDIWSDVVCPWCWIGKHRFQRGLELLGADAPAIDVHWHPFLLDPDASTTPVPLREAYAVKFGGIERTNQMLAQTQGAARAMGLPMDFDKGQVKVSTLPAHRLMWLAGQHGVQEQVGEALFRAHFVEGRNLADPQVLIAAAATGGIPAERVQAMLASEEGLAEVQAGIGQAQALGIQSVPTFVINGQYAVQGGQPPEVFAEVLRKIAAEQAPAATASNDEQACGPDGCSV; encoded by the coding sequence ATGCGCATCGATATCTGGTCTGACGTTGTCTGCCCTTGGTGCTGGATCGGCAAGCACCGCTTCCAGCGTGGTCTGGAGCTGCTGGGGGCTGACGCGCCCGCGATCGATGTGCACTGGCACCCGTTCCTGCTGGATCCGGATGCCAGCACCACGCCGGTTCCGCTGCGCGAGGCTTACGCGGTCAAGTTCGGTGGCATCGAGCGCACCAACCAGATGCTGGCGCAGACCCAGGGCGCAGCCCGTGCCATGGGCCTGCCGATGGATTTCGACAAAGGCCAGGTCAAGGTCAGCACGCTGCCTGCGCATCGCCTGATGTGGTTGGCCGGCCAGCACGGTGTGCAGGAGCAGGTGGGTGAAGCACTGTTCCGCGCGCATTTTGTCGAGGGCCGCAATCTGGCCGACCCGCAGGTGCTGATCGCCGCCGCCGCAACCGGCGGCATCCCGGCCGAGCGCGTGCAGGCCATGCTGGCCTCCGAAGAGGGTCTGGCCGAGGTCCAGGCTGGGATCGGCCAGGCACAGGCGCTGGGCATCCAGTCGGTGCCGACCTTCGTCATCAACGGCCAGTACGCCGTGCAGGGTGGGCAGCCGCCGGAAGTATTCGCCGAGGTGCTGCGCAAGATCGCCGCCGAGCAGGCTCCGGCTGCCACTGCCAGCAA